A genomic stretch from Edaphobacter aggregans includes:
- a CDS encoding zinc-dependent alcohol dehydrogenase family protein — protein sequence MKAAVFNSFRRTAPPILTVEDAPRPKLIPGYVLLRVLACGVCRTDLHIIEGDLPPIRPHLIPGHQIVGEVVEGGSPALPAGARVGVSWVGGTDGICPYCLRGEENLCDNPTFTGYTVDGGYAEYVLARTGFTFPLPHTLDDTHVAPLLCAGIIGFRSLRVAGVKPRERVGLFGFGSSASLTIEVLRHWGCEVYVSTRGEAHRAAATALGAAWVGTDQQSPPVELDRAITFAPSGAVVVSALSSLRKGGVVAINAIHLDQMPAFDYDKLLWGERQIRSVANMTRADARDFLKLAGEIGLKPRIKTFPLAQANEAVHAVKQETADGAVVIVP from the coding sequence GTGAAGGCCGCAGTCTTCAATTCTTTCCGCCGCACAGCCCCACCCATTCTCACCGTCGAGGACGCCCCCCGGCCCAAGCTCATCCCCGGATACGTCCTCCTGCGCGTACTGGCCTGCGGAGTCTGCCGCACCGATCTGCACATCATCGAGGGTGACCTCCCGCCCATCCGACCCCATCTCATCCCCGGTCACCAGATCGTCGGCGAGGTCGTCGAGGGCGGCTCACCGGCACTTCCAGCAGGAGCGCGCGTCGGCGTCTCCTGGGTCGGCGGAACCGACGGCATCTGCCCCTACTGTCTCCGCGGCGAAGAAAACCTCTGCGACAACCCCACCTTCACCGGCTACACCGTCGACGGAGGCTACGCCGAATACGTCCTCGCCCGTACTGGCTTCACCTTCCCCCTGCCACACACCCTCGACGACACCCACGTCGCCCCCCTGCTCTGCGCCGGTATCATCGGATTCCGCAGCCTCCGCGTAGCCGGAGTCAAACCCCGCGAACGCGTCGGCCTCTTCGGCTTCGGCTCCTCCGCCAGCCTCACCATCGAAGTCCTCCGCCACTGGGGTTGCGAAGTCTACGTCTCCACCCGCGGCGAAGCCCACCGCGCCGCAGCCACCGCACTCGGCGCAGCCTGGGTCGGCACCGACCAGCAGAGCCCTCCCGTCGAACTCGACCGCGCCATCACCTTCGCGCCCAGCGGAGCCGTCGTCGTCAGCGCTCTCTCCAGCCTGCGCAAAGGCGGAGTCGTAGCCATCAACGCCATCCATCTCGACCAGATGCCCGCCTTCGACTACGACAAACTCCTCTGGGGCGAGCGCCAAATTCGCAGCGTAGCCAACATGACCCGCGCCGACGCCCGCGACTTCCTCAAGCTAGCCGGAGAGATCGGCCTCAAACCCCGCATCAAAACCTTCCCCCTCGCCCAGGCCAACGAAGCCGTCCACGCCGTAAAGCAGGAGACCGCAGACGGTGCCGTCGTCATCGTCCCATAA